A region from the Gossypium hirsutum isolate 1008001.06 chromosome A08, Gossypium_hirsutum_v2.1, whole genome shotgun sequence genome encodes:
- the LOC107952849 gene encoding hevamine-A: MFTKTKPISNLLVSFLVLAALIEVSHAGGIAIYWGQSGSETTLNQTCNTSRYKYVNIAFLNKFGSRRSPGLNLAGHCNPGNGGCRVASSEIKHCQSKGIKVMLSIGGGIGQYSLASKADAKRVAAYLYHNFLGGRSASRPLGSAVLNGIDFDIELGSTKYWADLARYLAAYSKPGKKVYLSAAPQCPIPDKFLGPALSTGLFDYVWVQFYNNPPCQYSLGNTSRILASWKRWVRMKSIKKLFFGLPAAKAAAGSGYIPPDVLTSKILPEIRKSTKYGGVMLWNRYYDRVNGYSAAIKSKV, translated from the coding sequence ATGttcacaaaaacaaaacccatATCTAATCTTCTCGTCTCCTTCCTGGTCCTGGCAGCGCTGATTGAGGTCTCCCATGCTGGTGGGATCGCAATCTATTGGGGTCAGAGCGGCTCCGAGACAACCTTAAACCAAACTTGTAACACTAGCCGCTACAAATACGTTAACATAGCCTTCCTCAACAAGTTTGGCAGCCGACGAAGCCCCGGGCTCAACCTTGCAGGCCATTGCAACCCAGGCAATGGTGGTTGTAGGGTTGCAAGTTCAGAAATCAAACACTGCCAAAGCAAAGGCATCAAGGTAATGCTCTCCATTGGTGGTGGCATTGGCCAGTACTCTCTGGCTTCTAAAGCCGATGCCAAGAGGGTAGCCGCTTATCTGTACCACAACTTCTTGGGTGGAAGATCAGCTTCCCGGCCATTAGGAAGCGCCGTGTTGAATGGTATAGACTTCGACATAGAGCTCGGCTCCACTAAATACTGGGCTGATCTTGCACGCTACTTGGCTGCATATAGCAAGCCTGGGAAAAAGGTTTACCTATCGGCTGCTCCTCAGTGTCCCATCCCAGATAAATTCTTAgggcctgcacttagtactggACTCTTCGATTATGTTTGGGTTCAGTTTTATAACAATCCCCCATGCCAATACAGTCTGGGTAACACAAGCAGGATTCTAGCTTCATGGAAACGGTGGGTTAGGATGAAGTCGATAAAGAAATTGTTTTTCGGGTTGCCCGCAGCCAAGGCGGCAGCTGGAAGTGGGTATATTCCGCCTGATGTCTTAACCTCTAAAATACTTCCAGAGATCAGGAAATCAACAAAGTATGGAGGTGTTATGCTTTGGAACAGATACTATGATAGGGTCAATGGCTACAGTGCTGCCATTAAAAGCAAGGTATAA